A genomic stretch from Bacillus sp. E(2018) includes:
- a CDS encoding Na(+)/H(+) antiporter subunit C — protein MEILMSILAGTLFAAGVYLILQKQLLKIVLGTALLSHGAHLFILTMGKLNRGKPPILIEGIKDYTDPLPQALILTSIVISFGVTSFLLVLAYRTYQSNKTDMMDQLRGTDDE, from the coding sequence ATGGAAATTCTTATGTCTATACTTGCCGGAACGTTATTTGCAGCCGGCGTTTATCTTATACTTCAGAAACAGTTATTAAAAATTGTACTTGGTACGGCGCTTTTGTCACATGGAGCTCACTTGTTTATCTTAACGATGGGAAAATTAAACCGTGGAAAACCTCCTATTTTAATAGAAGGGATCAAGGATTATACAGATCCTCTTCCTCAAGCGCTAATACTGACTTCTATTGTCATTAGTTTTGGGGTTACGAGCTTTTTACTAGTTCTAGCTTATCGAACCTATCAAAGCAACAAGACAGATATGATGGATCAGCTAAGGGGAACAGATGATGAGTAA